One genomic window of Arachis hypogaea cultivar Tifrunner chromosome 8, arahy.Tifrunner.gnm2.J5K5, whole genome shotgun sequence includes the following:
- the LOC112707995 gene encoding uncharacterized protein, with product MKIFQGKVSNLPAIRIHRGFLLHLPISQSSSRALTVAAPNCRKPPWLIIVAHIVVSSLTIVHSLDNHSLIHSLSSLSCSLTHFFSRFSVEEGACGFDDDDDEQQWPNETEMVLIVREGMFLIVREGS from the exons ATGAAAATTTTTCAAGGCAAAGTTTCCAACTTACCCGCCATTCGAATTCACAGAGGTTTTCTTCTTCACCTTCCTAT CTCACAATCGTCGTCCCGCGCGCTCACCGTCGCTGCTCCCAATTGTCGCAAGCCTCCTTGGCTCATCATCGTAGCTCACATCGTCGTCTCGTCGCTCACCATCGTGCACTCACTAGATAATCATTCTCTGATTCACTCTCTATCTTCTCTTTCTTGCTCATTAACTCACTTCTTCTCTCGTTTCAGTGTCGAAGAAGGTGCGTGTggctttgatgatgatgatgatgaacaaCAATGGCCAAACGAGACAGAGATG GTTCTGATTGTTAGAGAAGGTATGTTTCTGATTGTTAGAGAAG GTAGCTGA
- the LOC112707989 gene encoding uncharacterized protein isoform X2, which produces MARSLSRSRSPSHRRRYSRSPVSHRHAHSHSRRDRTSSRRRSRSPSHRRRRSRTRSPSSPRRRRRHRSRSTSSPSPPPPKSRSPSVVANHHKLKKDEEEKRRRQHEEELKKLEEETARRIEEAIRKNVEEKLDSEEVRLEIERRIAEGVKKLFDDVEVQLEKEKQDALNEARRKEEQARKEREELDKMLEENRRRVEEAQRREALELQRKDEERQRELEMIQRQKEEAARRKKLEEEEEHANRMNSLGKVIPRSHLCVKSRKN; this is translated from the exons ATGGCTCGGAGCTTGTCTCGTTCGCGTTCACCTTCCCACAGAAGAAGATACTCTCGTTCCCCTGTTTCTCACCGTCATGCTCACTCTCACTCTCGAAGGGATCGAACATCCTCAAG GCGAAGAAGCcgatcccctagccacaggcgcCGCAGAAGCAGAACGCGGTCACCGTCATCGCCGAGGCGCCGCAGAAGGCACAGAAGCAGAAGTACTTCCTCgccctctcctcctcctcctaaatCGCGCAGTCCCAGTGTCGTTGCGAACCATCACAAGCTCAAAAAAgacgaagaagaaaagagaag GCGTCAACACGAGGAGGAATTGAAAAAATTAGAGGAAGAGACCGCAAGAAGAATCGAAGAAGCAATTCGAAAAAATGTTGAGGAGAAGCTTGATTCAGAGGAAGTTAGATTGGAAATAGAAAGGCGCATAGCAGAGGGTGTGAAGAAATTGTTTGATGATGTTGAAGTTCAACTTGAAAAGGAAAAGCAAGATGCTCTTAATGAGGCTCGAAGGAAAGAA GAACAAGCTAGAAAAGAGAGGGAAGAGCTGGATAAGATGCTTGAAGAGAATAGGAGGAGGGTGGAAGAGGCTCAGAGAAGAGAAGCCCTAGAGCTGCAACGAAAGGATGAGGAACGGCAGAGAGAATTAGAGATGATCCAGAGACAGAAAGAGGAGGCTGCTCGGAGAAAGAAgctggaggaggaagaagaacatGCCAATCGAATGAATTCGTTAG GGAAGGTTATTCCGAGATCTCATTTATGTGTCAAGAGCCGAAAGAATTGA
- the LOC112707989 gene encoding uncharacterized protein isoform X3, with the protein MARSLSRSRSPSHRRRYSRSPVSHRHAHSHSRRDRTSSRRRSRSPSHRRRRSRTRSPSSPRRRRRHRSRSTSSPSPPPPKSRSPSVVANHHKLKKDEEEKRSRRQHEEELKKLEEETARRIEEAIRKNVEEKLDSEEVRLEIERRIAEGVKKLFDDVEVQLEKEKQDALNEARRKEEQARKEREELDKMLEENRRRVEEAQRREALELQRKDEERQRELEMIQRQKEEAARRKKLEEEEEHANRMNSLGKNKPRPKSYGL; encoded by the exons ATGGCTCGGAGCTTGTCTCGTTCGCGTTCACCTTCCCACAGAAGAAGATACTCTCGTTCCCCTGTTTCTCACCGTCATGCTCACTCTCACTCTCGAAGGGATCGAACATCCTCAAG GCGAAGAAGCcgatcccctagccacaggcgcCGCAGAAGCAGAACGCGGTCACCGTCATCGCCGAGGCGCCGCAGAAGGCACAGAAGCAGAAGTACTTCCTCgccctctcctcctcctcctaaatCGCGCAGTCCCAGTGTCGTTGCGAACCATCACAAGCTCAAAAAAgacgaagaagaaaagagaag CAGGCGTCAACACGAGGAGGAATTGAAAAAATTAGAGGAAGAGACCGCAAGAAGAATCGAAGAAGCAATTCGAAAAAATGTTGAGGAGAAGCTTGATTCAGAGGAAGTTAGATTGGAAATAGAAAGGCGCATAGCAGAGGGTGTGAAGAAATTGTTTGATGATGTTGAAGTTCAACTTGAAAAGGAAAAGCAAGATGCTCTTAATGAGGCTCGAAGGAAAGAA GAACAAGCTAGAAAAGAGAGGGAAGAGCTGGATAAGATGCTTGAAGAGAATAGGAGGAGGGTGGAAGAGGCTCAGAGAAGAGAAGCCCTAGAGCTGCAACGAAAGGATGAGGAACGGCAGAGAGAATTAGAGATGATCCAGAGACAGAAAGAGGAGGCTGCTCGGAGAAAGAAgctggaggaggaagaagaacatGCCAATCGAATGAATTCGTTAGGTAAGAACAAACCTAGGCCTAAATCTTATGGTTTGTAG
- the LOC112707989 gene encoding uncharacterized protein isoform X6 produces the protein MARSLSRSRSPSHRRRYSRSPVSHRHAHSHSRRDRTSSRRRSRSPSHRRRRSRTRSPSSPRRRRRHRSRSTSSPSPPPPKSRSPSVVANHHKLKKDEEEKRRRQHEEELKKLEEETARRIEEAIRKNVEEKLDSEEVRLEIERRIAEGVKKLFDDVEVQLEKEKQDALNEARRKEEQARKEREELDKMLEENRRRVEEAQRREALELQRKDEERQRELEMIQRQKEEAARRKKLEEEEEHANRMNSLGAMLNFICVA, from the exons ATGGCTCGGAGCTTGTCTCGTTCGCGTTCACCTTCCCACAGAAGAAGATACTCTCGTTCCCCTGTTTCTCACCGTCATGCTCACTCTCACTCTCGAAGGGATCGAACATCCTCAAG GCGAAGAAGCcgatcccctagccacaggcgcCGCAGAAGCAGAACGCGGTCACCGTCATCGCCGAGGCGCCGCAGAAGGCACAGAAGCAGAAGTACTTCCTCgccctctcctcctcctcctaaatCGCGCAGTCCCAGTGTCGTTGCGAACCATCACAAGCTCAAAAAAgacgaagaagaaaagagaag GCGTCAACACGAGGAGGAATTGAAAAAATTAGAGGAAGAGACCGCAAGAAGAATCGAAGAAGCAATTCGAAAAAATGTTGAGGAGAAGCTTGATTCAGAGGAAGTTAGATTGGAAATAGAAAGGCGCATAGCAGAGGGTGTGAAGAAATTGTTTGATGATGTTGAAGTTCAACTTGAAAAGGAAAAGCAAGATGCTCTTAATGAGGCTCGAAGGAAAGAA GAACAAGCTAGAAAAGAGAGGGAAGAGCTGGATAAGATGCTTGAAGAGAATAGGAGGAGGGTGGAAGAGGCTCAGAGAAGAGAAGCCCTAGAGCTGCAACGAAAGGATGAGGAACGGCAGAGAGAATTAGAGATGATCCAGAGACAGAAAGAGGAGGCTGCTCGGAGAAAGAAgctggaggaggaagaagaacatGCCAATCGAATGAATTCGTTAG GTGCTATGCTCAATTTTATTTGTGTTGCATGA
- the LOC112707989 gene encoding uncharacterized protein isoform X1, with translation MARSLSRSRSPSHRRRYSRSPVSHRHAHSHSRRDRTSSRRRSRSPSHRRRRSRTRSPSSPRRRRRHRSRSTSSPSPPPPKSRSPSVVANHHKLKKDEEEKRSRRQHEEELKKLEEETARRIEEAIRKNVEEKLDSEEVRLEIERRIAEGVKKLFDDVEVQLEKEKQDALNEARRKEEQARKEREELDKMLEENRRRVEEAQRREALELQRKDEERQRELEMIQRQKEEAARRKKLEEEEEHANRMNSLGKVIPRSHLCVKSRKN, from the exons ATGGCTCGGAGCTTGTCTCGTTCGCGTTCACCTTCCCACAGAAGAAGATACTCTCGTTCCCCTGTTTCTCACCGTCATGCTCACTCTCACTCTCGAAGGGATCGAACATCCTCAAG GCGAAGAAGCcgatcccctagccacaggcgcCGCAGAAGCAGAACGCGGTCACCGTCATCGCCGAGGCGCCGCAGAAGGCACAGAAGCAGAAGTACTTCCTCgccctctcctcctcctcctaaatCGCGCAGTCCCAGTGTCGTTGCGAACCATCACAAGCTCAAAAAAgacgaagaagaaaagagaag CAGGCGTCAACACGAGGAGGAATTGAAAAAATTAGAGGAAGAGACCGCAAGAAGAATCGAAGAAGCAATTCGAAAAAATGTTGAGGAGAAGCTTGATTCAGAGGAAGTTAGATTGGAAATAGAAAGGCGCATAGCAGAGGGTGTGAAGAAATTGTTTGATGATGTTGAAGTTCAACTTGAAAAGGAAAAGCAAGATGCTCTTAATGAGGCTCGAAGGAAAGAA GAACAAGCTAGAAAAGAGAGGGAAGAGCTGGATAAGATGCTTGAAGAGAATAGGAGGAGGGTGGAAGAGGCTCAGAGAAGAGAAGCCCTAGAGCTGCAACGAAAGGATGAGGAACGGCAGAGAGAATTAGAGATGATCCAGAGACAGAAAGAGGAGGCTGCTCGGAGAAAGAAgctggaggaggaagaagaacatGCCAATCGAATGAATTCGTTAG GGAAGGTTATTCCGAGATCTCATTTATGTGTCAAGAGCCGAAAGAATTGA
- the LOC112707989 gene encoding uncharacterized protein isoform X5 yields MARSLSRSRSPSHRRRYSRSPVSHRHAHSHSRRDRTSSRRRSRSPSHRRRRSRTRSPSSPRRRRRHRSRSTSSPSPPPPKSRSPSVVANHHKLKKDEEEKRSRRQHEEELKKLEEETARRIEEAIRKNVEEKLDSEEVRLEIERRIAEGVKKLFDDVEVQLEKEKQDALNEARRKEEQARKEREELDKMLEENRRRVEEAQRREALELQRKDEERQRELEMIQRQKEEAARRKKLEEEEEHANRMNSLGAMLNFICVA; encoded by the exons ATGGCTCGGAGCTTGTCTCGTTCGCGTTCACCTTCCCACAGAAGAAGATACTCTCGTTCCCCTGTTTCTCACCGTCATGCTCACTCTCACTCTCGAAGGGATCGAACATCCTCAAG GCGAAGAAGCcgatcccctagccacaggcgcCGCAGAAGCAGAACGCGGTCACCGTCATCGCCGAGGCGCCGCAGAAGGCACAGAAGCAGAAGTACTTCCTCgccctctcctcctcctcctaaatCGCGCAGTCCCAGTGTCGTTGCGAACCATCACAAGCTCAAAAAAgacgaagaagaaaagagaag CAGGCGTCAACACGAGGAGGAATTGAAAAAATTAGAGGAAGAGACCGCAAGAAGAATCGAAGAAGCAATTCGAAAAAATGTTGAGGAGAAGCTTGATTCAGAGGAAGTTAGATTGGAAATAGAAAGGCGCATAGCAGAGGGTGTGAAGAAATTGTTTGATGATGTTGAAGTTCAACTTGAAAAGGAAAAGCAAGATGCTCTTAATGAGGCTCGAAGGAAAGAA GAACAAGCTAGAAAAGAGAGGGAAGAGCTGGATAAGATGCTTGAAGAGAATAGGAGGAGGGTGGAAGAGGCTCAGAGAAGAGAAGCCCTAGAGCTGCAACGAAAGGATGAGGAACGGCAGAGAGAATTAGAGATGATCCAGAGACAGAAAGAGGAGGCTGCTCGGAGAAAGAAgctggaggaggaagaagaacatGCCAATCGAATGAATTCGTTAG GTGCTATGCTCAATTTTATTTGTGTTGCATGA
- the LOC112707988 gene encoding aspartic proteinase nepenthesin-1 translates to MSKLKSSSSSSMLLPLLISFLLLIVPTFSTSRKVLDENHHEGIIRVNLRHVDSGKNLTKLERVQHGMKRAKSRLQWLNAMVTKKQSQFSKSEELDSGSESSESESSSSQIQSPIHVGNGEYLMELAIGTPPKSYPAILDTGSDLIWTQCQPCSQCYKQPTPIFDPKKSSSFSKLSCGSNLCNVLPSSSCSSGGGGDSDGCQYMYSYGDYSVTQGVLATETFTFGSSKIKSIGFGCGEDNQGSGFEQASGLVGLGRGPLSLVSQLKEPKFSYCLQSIDDRKNSVLLLGSLPKTKNAKGAVTTPLLKNPMQPSFYFLDLQGISVGGTQLSIEESTFELGDNGSGGMIIDSGTTITYIEENAFDALKKEFVSQMDLPVDNSGSTGLDVCFSLESASGRIEVPKLVFHFRGGDLELPAENYMIGDVNLGVACLAMGSSSTGMSIFGNVQQQNLLVNHDLQKETITFVPTQCDRV, encoded by the coding sequence ATGTCTAAATTgaaatcttcttcatcatcttcaatgTTACTTCCACTTCTtatatcttttcttctcctcattgttccaacattctcaacatcaagAAAAGTTCTTGATGAGAATCACCATGAAGGAATCATCAGAGTCAACCTTCGCCATGTTGACTCCGGCAAGAACCTAACCAAGCTGGAGCGTGTCCAACACGGCATGAAGCGCGCCAAGAGCCGCCTCCAGTGGCTCAACGCAATGGTAACAAAAAAACAATCCCAATTCTCTAAAAGCGAAGAACTAGATTCAGGTTCAGAATCATCTGAATCTGAATCTAGTTCTTCGCAAATCCAGTCTCCAATACACGTGGGGAACGGGGAGTACCTAATGGAACTAGCCATAGGTACTCCTCCAAAGTCGTACCCTGCGATATTGGACACTGGTAGCGACCTCATATGGACACAATGCCAGCCTTGTTCCCAATGTTACAAGCAACCAACACCTATCTTCGACCCCAAGAAATCTTCGAGTTTTTCGAAGCTTTCTTGCGGAAGCAATCTATGCAACGTTCTACCTTCCTCCAGCTGTAGCAGCGGCGGTGGCGGCGACAGCGACGGCTGCCAGTATATGTACTCATACGGAGATTATTCCGTCACACAAGGCGTTTTAGCAACCGAGACTTTCACTTTTGGCAGTTCTAAGATTAAAAGCATTGGATTTGGATGCGGCGAAGATAATCAAGGAAGTGGATTCGAACAAGCTTCCGGTTTAGTCGGACTAGGCCGGGGGCCATTATCGCTTGTTTCGCAGCTCAAAGAGCCGAAATTTTCGTATTGCTTACAATCCATTGATGATAGAAAAAACAGTGTTCTTTTGTTAGGATCATTGCCGAAAACGAAAAACGCGAAAGGAGCTGTAACGACACCGTTGCTTAAGAATCCGATGCAGCCTTCGTTTTACTTCCTTGATCTGCAAGGAATCTCGGTTGGTGGAACTCAATTGAGCATTGAGGAATCGACGTTTGAACTCGGCGATAACGGAAGTGGTGGCATGATCATTGATTCAGGGACAACAATTACATACATTGAAGAAAATGCTTTTGATGCATTGAAGAAGGAGTTTGTTTCACAAATGGATTTGCCAGTGGATAATTCTGGATCAACAGGGCTTGATGTATGCTTCAGTTTGGAGTCTGCTTCGGGTCGAATCGAGGTTCCGAAACTTGTTTTTCACTTCAGAGGTGGGGATTTAGAGCTTCCTGCTGAGAATTACATGATTGGTGATGTGAATTTGGGTGTGGCGTGTTTGGCTATGGGTAGTTCTTCTACTGGCATGTCAATATTTGGAAACGTTCAACAGCAGAATTTGTTGGTGAATCATGATCTTCAGAAGGAGACTATTACTTTTGTTCCTACACAGTGTGATCGGGTTTAA
- the LOC112707989 gene encoding uncharacterized protein isoform X4, which yields MARSLSRSRSPSHRRRYSRSPVSHRHAHSHSRRDRTSSRRRSRSPSHRRRRSRTRSPSSPRRRRRHRSRSTSSPSPPPPKSRSPSVVANHHKLKKDEEEKRRRQHEEELKKLEEETARRIEEAIRKNVEEKLDSEEVRLEIERRIAEGVKKLFDDVEVQLEKEKQDALNEARRKEEQARKEREELDKMLEENRRRVEEAQRREALELQRKDEERQRELEMIQRQKEEAARRKKLEEEEEHANRMNSLGKNKPRPKSYGL from the exons ATGGCTCGGAGCTTGTCTCGTTCGCGTTCACCTTCCCACAGAAGAAGATACTCTCGTTCCCCTGTTTCTCACCGTCATGCTCACTCTCACTCTCGAAGGGATCGAACATCCTCAAG GCGAAGAAGCcgatcccctagccacaggcgcCGCAGAAGCAGAACGCGGTCACCGTCATCGCCGAGGCGCCGCAGAAGGCACAGAAGCAGAAGTACTTCCTCgccctctcctcctcctcctaaatCGCGCAGTCCCAGTGTCGTTGCGAACCATCACAAGCTCAAAAAAgacgaagaagaaaagagaag GCGTCAACACGAGGAGGAATTGAAAAAATTAGAGGAAGAGACCGCAAGAAGAATCGAAGAAGCAATTCGAAAAAATGTTGAGGAGAAGCTTGATTCAGAGGAAGTTAGATTGGAAATAGAAAGGCGCATAGCAGAGGGTGTGAAGAAATTGTTTGATGATGTTGAAGTTCAACTTGAAAAGGAAAAGCAAGATGCTCTTAATGAGGCTCGAAGGAAAGAA GAACAAGCTAGAAAAGAGAGGGAAGAGCTGGATAAGATGCTTGAAGAGAATAGGAGGAGGGTGGAAGAGGCTCAGAGAAGAGAAGCCCTAGAGCTGCAACGAAAGGATGAGGAACGGCAGAGAGAATTAGAGATGATCCAGAGACAGAAAGAGGAGGCTGCTCGGAGAAAGAAgctggaggaggaagaagaacatGCCAATCGAATGAATTCGTTAGGTAAGAACAAACCTAGGCCTAAATCTTATGGTTTGTAG